One window of the Lytechinus variegatus isolate NC3 chromosome 3, Lvar_3.0, whole genome shotgun sequence genome contains the following:
- the LOC121412122 gene encoding rhodopsin, GQ-coupled-like: protein MDDYSSSTISGDQITIHPSGYIIPASFLILISITGIAGNGLTILSVFLSTKLRTKTNVFVVNLAFGDLIICLCIPGQVASLLSPHEPLVSDIFTDLIGIVTMISMYNTISTLAVVAFMKCVRITKPSSVFDDLFTKRRISLIVSVSWAFPAVYLFTFFYVGGMQFDYDRHKKLFVFTADEITPLLACYIFEGAYTILSLSITVISYVKIILYVRANTRRVADLLDVPPAALQNQPPIAIGAWNQEPAARQRPNQMADNVRAREIKVTKNLALVTAVFFLCFLPFPFVPYSSNPYLYIAGVCVVWCNSAMNPLIYSVKHPDFRKTG from the exons ATGGATGACTACTCAAGTTCTACAATATCTGGAGATCAAATAACGATCCACCCTTCTGGGTATATTATCCCCGCTTCTTTTCTTATCTTGATATCAATTACTGGTATTGCAGGCAACGGTCTCACCATCCTTTCTGTATTCCTGTCAACCAAACTAAGAACCAAAACCAACGTGTTTGTGGTCAACCTGGCATTCGGAGATTTGATAATCTGCTTGTGTATTCCGGGGCAGGTCGCATCTCTCCTATCACCCCATGAGCCGCTCGTATCAGATATTTTTACAGATCTGATTGGAATCGTGACGATGATATCAATGTACAACACAATCTCCACTTTGGCCGTTGTTGCCTTTATGAAGTGTGTCAGGATTACCAAACCATCGAGTGTCTTCGACGATCTTTTCACCAAACGAAGAATATCACTCATCGTTTCAGTTTCGTGGGCCTTCCCGGCAGTATACCTCTTTACGTTCTTCTATGTAGGAGGAATGCAGTTTGATTACGACAGACATAAAAAACTCTTCGTATTCACCGCCGATGAAATTACTCCTTTGCTCGCGTGTTATATTTTTGAAGGAGCGTATACAATTCTTTCTCTCTCAATTACCGTAATCTCTTACGTGAAAATCATTCTTTATGTTAGAGCTAATACAAGACGAGTAGCTGACCTCCTTGATGTACCCCCAGCAGCACTTCAGAATCAGCCCCCGATAGCCATTGGAGCTTGGAACCAGGAACCGGCTGCAAGGCAACGTCCTAATCAGATGGCGGACAATGTTCGGGCTCGAGAAATCAAAGTCACGAAGAATTTGGCTCTGGTCACTGCAGTGTTTTTCTTATGCTTTCTACCTTTCCCGTTTGTACCTTACAGTTCTAACCCCTATCTTTATATAGCTGGTGTATGTGTGGTTTGGTGCAACTCTGCGATGAACCCACTCATCTACTCAGTCAAACATCCAGATTTTCGAAAG ACAGGATAG